A window of the Cicer arietinum cultivar CDC Frontier isolate Library 1 chromosome 6, Cicar.CDCFrontier_v2.0, whole genome shotgun sequence genome harbors these coding sequences:
- the LOC101492229 gene encoding putative clathrin assembly protein At4g40080 produces the protein MTKLKELIIGIIKDKASQSKAALLSKPTKLFLLRVTSHDTFSPPTPKHLSTLISSADGSRATASTFLEILMDRLQNTNAAAVALKCLIVVHHIINHGSFILQDQLSVYPSAGGRNYLNLSNFRRNTNPTSWELSSWVRWFAQHIEQLLCTSRVLGFFFVGNSESSSERVSGLTNSVLLTEFDSLVTLVEGICKRPNHVYNDDDKNKNKMVDEIVNLVCEDWVVIEREVCVELSEFKERLGFLEFGEVVELVCCLKRLEDCREKVMMNLVDSEALWDLVSDVKVKVGLEVYKDKGRVRKEGRKLRFSESHRFSARVLDSRDFLRFPSGRLL, from the coding sequence ATGACAAAACTGAAAGAACTAATAATAGGAATAATCAAAGATAAAGCTTCACAAAGCAAAGCAGCGTTACTCTCAAAACCCACAAAACTATTCCTCTTACGCGTCACAAGCCATGACACCTTCTCTCCCCCCACACCCAAACACCTCTCCACGCTCATCTCCTCCGCTGACGGCTCACGCGCCACCGCATCAACCTTTCTAGAAATCCTAATGGACCGTCTCCAAAACACCAACGCCGCCGCCGTCGCTCTCAAATGCTTAATCGTCGTTCACCACATCATCAACCACGGAAGTTTCATCCTCCAAGATCAACTCTCCGTTTACCCTTCCGCCGGCGGTAGAAACTACCTCAACCTCTCAAATTTCCGACGTAACACAAATCCGACATCGTGGGAACTTTCGTCTTGGGTTCGGTGGTTCGCGCAACACATCGAACAGCTTCTCTGCACTTCGCGGGTTCTAGGGTTTTTCTTCGTCGGAAACTCTGAATCTTCGTCGGAGAGAGTTTCTGGTCTGACGAATTCTGTTTTGTTAACGGAGTTTGATTCTCTTGTTACGTTGGTTGAAGGAATTTGCAAGAGACCGAATCACGTGTACAACGATGAtgacaagaacaagaacaagatgGTTGATGAGATAGTGAATTTGGTGTGTGAAGATTGGGTGGTGATTGAAAGAGAGGTGTGTGTTGAATTGAGTGAATTTAAGGAGAGATTAGGGTTTTTGGAATTTGGGGAGGTTGTGGAATTGGTTTGTTGTTTGAAGAGATTGGAAGATTGTAGGGAGAAGGTGATGATGAATTTGGTGGATTCGGAAGCGTTGTGGGATTTGGTGAGTGATGTGAAGGTTAAGGTTGGACTGGAGGTGTATAAGGATAAAGGTAGGGTGCGTAAAGAAGGAAGGAAACTCAGGTTTAGCGAGTCTCATCGGTTTTCTGCTCGAGTTCTAGATTCACGTGATTTCCTCCGATTTCCCTCTGGAAGGTTGTTGTGA
- the LOC101497971 gene encoding uncharacterized protein codes for MWWMMGENGGNYCSKKSDDLCSNVCGQESQVSGMSRIRCILRGLDVKTYIFLFAVVPMCIFGIYIHGQKISYFLRPLWEKPPKPFNVIPHYYNDNVTMEHLCRLHGWGVREYPRRVYDAVLFSNEVEILTLRWKELYPYIAEFVLLESNSTFTGLSKPLVFNSNREQFKFVEPRLTYGTIGGRFKKGENPFVEEAYQRVALDQLLKIAGITDDDLLIMSDVDEIPSAHTINLLRWCDEVPAILHLQLKNYLYSFEFRLDDKSWRASVHRYQSGKTRYAHYRQSDTMLADAGWHCSFCFRRISDFIFKMKAYSHYDRVRFSHYLNPDRIQKVICEGSDLFDMLPEEYTFKDIIGKMGPIPHSYSAVHLPAFLLENAENYKFLLPGNCMRER; via the exons ATGTGGTGGATGATGGGTGAAAATGGAGGAAATTACTGTTCTAAAAAGAGTGATGATTTGTGTAGCAATGTTTGTGGCCAG GAAAGTCAAGTCTCAGGTATGTCAAGAATCCGCTGCATTTTGCGTGGTTTGGATGTCAAAACTTATATATTCCTATTCGCTGTTGTCCCAATGTGCATCTTTGGAATATATATACATGGACAGAAGATCTCTTACTTTCTGCGGCCACTTTGGGAAAAACCACCCAAGCCTTTCAATGTCATCCCTCATTACTATAATGACAATGTTACCATGGAGCATCTCTGTCGACTTCATGGTTGGGGAGTTCGTGAGTACCCAAGGCGTGTTTATGATGCTGTGTTGTTTAGTAATGAGGTGGAAATACTTACCTTGCGATGGAAAGAATTGTACCCTTACATAGCTGAATTTGTGCTCCTTGAGTCAAACTCTACATTTACTGGATTGTCCAAGCCTCTCGTTTTCAATAGCAATAGGGAGCAGTTCAAATTTGTTGAGCCTCGGTTAACTTATGGAACTATTGGTGGGAGATTTAAGAAAGGAGAAAACCCATTTGTTGAGGAGGCATATCAGCGTGTTGCATTGGATCAACTCCTTAAGATTGCTGGTATTACAGATGATGACTTGTTGATTATGTCTGATGTTGATGAGATACCAAGTGCTCACACTATTAACCTCTTGAGATGGTGCGATGAAGTACCTGCAATCTTGCATCTACAGCTGAAGAATTATCTCTATTCATTTGAGTTTCGTCTGGATGATAAGAGTTGGCGGGCTTCGGTTCACAGGTATCAATCTGGAAAGACAAGGTATGCACATTATCGCCAGTCTGATACCATGTTGGCAGATGCTGGTTGGCACTGTAGCTTTTGCTTCCGCCGAATCagtgatttcatttttaagatGAAAGCTTACAGCCATTACGATCGAGTAAGGTTCTCTCACTATTTAAATCCTGACAGAATTCAGAAAGTAATATGTGAAGGGTCTGATTTATTTGATATGCTGCCTGAGGAATACACTTTCAAGGATATCATTGGTAAAATGGGTCCAATACCCCATTCATATTCTGCAGTTCACCTTCCTGCTTTCCTCCTCGAAAATGCTGAGAATTATAAATTTCTCTTGCCTGGAAATTGCATGAGAGAGAGATGA
- the LOC101498637 gene encoding uncharacterized protein has protein sequence MSITKRKPNESMSFIVIFFFGGFLGLIIGISLPTLSTTKLNLPSSLLPSIDLSCIRGHDAWSFMKNDDSTSSQDQLLNNPAKIWVPTNPKGAESLPPGIVNAHSDFFLRRLWGLPSEDLTSKPKYLVTFTVGYQQKKNIDEAVKKFSKDFTILLFHYDGRTTEWDEFEWSKQAIHVSVHKQTKWWYAKRFLHPDIVASYEYIFMWDEDLGVENFNAEEYVKLVKKHGLEISQPALEPNKGLCWNMTKRRNDSEVHKQAQEKPGKCKYPLLPPCAAFVEIMAPVFSRDAWRCVWHMIQNEFVHGWGLDFAFRKCVEPAHEKIGVVDAQWIVHQGIPSLGDQGEAQTGKTAWRAVKERCGMEWRMFQGRLTNAEKGYYKSKGIDFSNLLLHN, from the exons ATGAG TATTACTAAGAGAAAACCAAATGAAAGTATGAGctttattgtgatatttttctttGGAGGATTTTTAGGCTTAATTATAGGAATATCACTCCCAACATTATCAACAACAAAg ttgaatcTTCCATCTAGCTTGCTTCCTTCCATTGATCTGTCTTGCATTCGAGGTCACGATGCGTGGTCTTTTATGAAGAATGATGATAGCACCTCATCACAAGATCAGCTACTGAATAATCCAGCAAAG ATTTGGGTTCCAACAAATCCTAAAGGTGCAGAAAGCTTACCTCCTGGAATTGTTAACGCTCATTCAGATTTCTTCTTGCGCAGATTGTGGGGTCTTCCCAGTGAG GATTTAACATCTAAGCCAAAGTACCTTGTGACTTTCACTGTTGGGTATCAGCAGAAAAAGAATATTGATGAAGCTGTGAAAAAG TTTTCAAAGGACTTCACAATCCTTCTATTTCATTATGATGGCCGAACAACCGAATGGGATGAGTTTGAGTGGTCTAAACAGGCTATTCATGTGAGTGTTCACAAACAAACCAAGTG GTGGTATGCCAAGAGGTTTCTGCATCCAGATATTGTGGCATCATATGAGTATATTTTCATGTGGGATGAAGACTTGGGGGTTGAGAATTTTAATGCAGAAGA ATACGTAAAACTAGTAAAGAAGCATGGCTTGGAGATTTCACAGCCTGCTTTAGAACCTAATAAAGGGCTGTGTTGGAATATgacaaagagaagaaatgaTAGTGAAGTTCACAA acAAGCACAAGAGAAACCAGGGAAGTGTAAATACCCTCTTCTTCCTCCTTGTGCAGCATTTGTTGAGATTATGGCTCCTGTGTTTTCGCGTGACGCGTGGCGCTGTGTGTGGCATATGATTCAG AATGAATTTGTCCATGGATGGGGTCTTGATTTTGCTTTTAGAAAATGTGTTGAG CCTGCCCATGAAAAAATTGGAGTTGTTGATGCTCAATGGATTGTTCACCAAGGTATTCCATCACTAGGAGATcag GGAGAAGCACAAACTGGGAAGACGGCATGGCGCGCA GTTAAGGAGAGGTGTGGCATGGAGTGGAGAATGTTCCAAGGTAGATTGACAAATGCAGAGAAGGGGTATTACAAGTCTAAGGGAATTGATTTTTCTAATTTGCTTCTTCATAATTAA
- the LOC101498964 gene encoding uncharacterized protein — MAISTRSRKPSESMRLILTTFVGIIFGFFIGISYPTLTTKLNISSSLLPSIDVSSIEDEYASTNARSFMKNNGSSSSKHLLLNDTLKIWVPSSPRGAERLPPAIIEAESDFYLRRLWGEPSEDLTSKPKYLVTFTVGYDQKNNIDAAVKKFSGNFTILLFHYDGRTTEWDEFEWSKQAIHVSARKQTKWWYAKRFLHPDIVAPYDYIFIWDEDLGVEHFNAEEYLKLVRKHGLEISQPGLEPNNGLTWQMTKRRGDREVHKETEEKPGWCSDPHLPPCAAFVEIMAPVFSRDAWRCVWHMIQNDLVHGWGLDFALRKCVEPAYEKIGVVDSQWIIHQSIPSLGNQGESKSGTAPWQGVRERCRKEWTMFQSRMASAENAYYKAVGIDLFNSTDP, encoded by the exons ATGGCGATCAGTACACGCAG TAGAAAACCAAGTGAAAGTATGAGGCTTATTTTGACAACATTTGTTGGAATAATTTTTGGCTTCTTTATAGGGATATCATATCCAACATTAACTACAAAG TTGAATATCTCATCCAGTCTTCTTCCCTCCATTGACGTGTCTTCCATTGAAGATGAATATGCAAGTACCAATGCTCGGTCTTTTATGAAGAATAATGGCAGCAGCTCATCCAAACATCTGTTATTAAATGACACGTTGAAG ATTTGGGTTCCATCAAGCCCAAGAGGTGCAGAAAGATTACCTCCGGCGATAATTGAAGCTGAGTCAGACTTTTATTTGCGTAGATTGTGGGGTGAGCCAAGTGAG GATTTAACCTCAAAGCCGAAATACCTCGTGACCTTCACTGTCGGTTATGAtcagaaaaataatattgatgCAGCTGTGAAAAAG TTTTCAGGGAATTTCACTATACTTCTGTTTCATTATGATGGCCGAACAACTGAATGGGATGAGTTTGAATGGTCTAAGCAAGCTATTCATGTGAGTGCTCGCAAACAGACAAAATG GTGGTATGCTAAACGGTTTCTGCATCCTGACATTGTGGCACCTTATGACTATATTTTTATATGGGATGAAGATCTTGGTGTTGAGCATTTTAATGCAGAGGA ATACTTAAAATTGGTGAGGAAGCATGGATTGGAGATTTCACAGCCTGGTTTGGAACCTAATAATGGGCTGACATGGCAAATGACAAAGAGGAGAGGTGATCGTGAAGTTCACAA AGAAACAGAAGAAAAACCAGGATGGTGTAGTGACCCTCATCTGCCTCCTTGTGCAGC GTTTGTTGAGATTATGGCTCCAGTGTTTTCACGTGATGCATGGCGTTGTGTGTGGCATATGATCCAG AATGACTTGGTCCATGGATGGGGTCTTGACTTTGCTCTTAGAAAATGTGTGGAG CCGGCCTATGAGAAGATAGGAGTTGTTGATTCTCAGTGGATTATTCATCAAAGTATTCCCTCACTAGGGAATCAG GGAGAATCAAAATCTGGAACAGCGCCATGGCAGGGG GTGAGGGAGAGGTGTAGAAAGGAGTGGACAATGTTCCAGAGTCGAATGGCGAGCGCAGAAAATGCATACTACAAGGCTGTGGGAATCGATTTGTTTAATTCAACTGATCCTTAG